One Cellulomonas sp. NS3 genomic region harbors:
- a CDS encoding DUF421 domain-containing protein, whose translation MWFDSWSDLIRVGLVGAAAYVTLVVLLRLSGKRTLAKLNAFDLVVTVALGSTLATILLSTDVSWVEGVAAMVLLVGVQFLVSWGSARLPRGRAFVTSRPTVLLRDGVPLDDRMRQQRVTLAEVRQAVRSTGVGGLDLVAAVVLESDGTLSVITLAQSGDGSALHDLH comes from the coding sequence ATGTGGTTCGACTCCTGGAGCGATCTGATTCGCGTGGGCCTCGTCGGTGCTGCGGCTTACGTGACGCTCGTGGTCCTGCTCCGCCTCTCAGGCAAACGGACGCTGGCCAAGCTCAACGCCTTCGATCTCGTCGTGACGGTGGCCCTGGGATCCACCCTTGCCACGATCCTGCTGAGCACCGACGTGTCGTGGGTTGAAGGTGTCGCCGCCATGGTGCTCCTCGTGGGTGTGCAGTTCCTCGTGTCCTGGGGATCGGCACGCTTGCCCCGAGGTCGCGCGTTCGTCACCTCCCGGCCCACGGTGCTGCTGCGCGACGGTGTACCGCTGGACGACCGCATGCGCCAGCAGCGCGTCACCCTCGCTGAGGTGCGACAGGCAGTGCGGAGCACAGGCGTCGGAGGGCTAGATCTGGTGGCAGCCGTGGTGCTCGAGAGTGACGGGACACTCAGCGTCATCACCCTCGCGCAGTCCGGCGACGGATCCGCCCTGCACGACCTCCACTGA
- a CDS encoding ANTAR domain-containing protein: MDDRDVIEQAVGYLIGQDRIDPHSARRTLTDAADRAGLDLPALALARTIVRTYCPRTSAAAALSAAASQFLA; this comes from the coding sequence CTGGACGACCGAGACGTCATCGAGCAAGCCGTCGGCTACCTCATCGGCCAGGACCGGATCGACCCCCACAGCGCCCGACGCACACTCACCGACGCCGCCGATCGCGCCGGCCTCGACCTCCCCGCCCTCGCCCTCGCCCGAACAATCGTCCGCACCTACTGTCCCCGCACGTCCGCGGCCGCCGCCCTCTCAGCCGCCGCGTCTCAGTTCCTTGCCTAG
- a CDS encoding ANTAR domain-containing protein yields the protein MNGFMPGERSPPRILMQTYLLPPVHTLCADVTVSRSTGGVLVTFAGELDANLAGPFTAVVGLVQRGGLPVEVDLGAVQLLGSQGVHALLALRDAAPQGRFTVRSLSVEASATLAACDIQLPTSPAPEHAPDPAGPAGGEVAAGTSHPDPTRTTLVEERANATVEMHDLVASSTSLDGFVQAAADTVARRLGASGVALAVHRPGGPTVVSRQPEVLTSVIGLVRLLGDGARVVLNVYGAGAAERRVAERAEMYADVIARAVPLQLRLSDQAQVSADLQAAMESRSVIDQALGVIMAENRCTRPEAFKILRSASQNRNVKLRDVAATIIENLVGTPPEPGVFRPRGHHDDAREAADSPTTSRPGPSA from the coding sequence ATGAACGGCTTCATGCCGGGCGAACGCAGTCCGCCGAGGATCCTGATGCAGACCTATCTCCTTCCCCCTGTCCACACTCTGTGCGCGGACGTGACGGTGTCCCGGTCGACGGGCGGTGTGCTGGTGACCTTCGCCGGTGAGCTCGACGCGAACCTGGCGGGGCCGTTCACGGCGGTGGTGGGCCTCGTGCAGCGCGGGGGTCTGCCGGTCGAGGTGGACCTTGGTGCCGTGCAGCTGCTTGGGTCCCAGGGTGTGCATGCCCTGCTGGCGTTGCGCGACGCCGCACCCCAGGGCAGGTTCACGGTCCGGTCGCTGAGCGTGGAGGCGAGCGCGACTCTGGCCGCGTGCGACATCCAGCTGCCCACCTCACCCGCGCCTGAGCACGCGCCCGACCCGGCAGGGCCGGCCGGTGGTGAGGTCGCGGCTGGCACCTCCCACCCGGACCCGACGAGGACGACGCTCGTCGAGGAGCGCGCGAACGCGACCGTGGAGATGCACGACCTGGTCGCGTCGAGCACGTCGCTGGACGGGTTCGTGCAGGCGGCCGCCGACACGGTCGCTCGCCGCCTGGGTGCGTCGGGGGTCGCCCTGGCCGTGCACCGCCCGGGCGGCCCGACGGTTGTGAGCCGGCAGCCCGAGGTGCTGACGTCGGTCATCGGGCTGGTGCGGTTGCTGGGGGACGGCGCCCGGGTGGTGCTCAACGTCTACGGGGCAGGTGCAGCAGAGCGCCGGGTGGCCGAGCGGGCTGAGATGTACGCCGACGTGATCGCCCGTGCGGTGCCCCTGCAGCTGCGGCTGAGCGATCAGGCGCAGGTCAGCGCCGACCTGCAGGCGGCCATGGAGTCGCGGTCGGTGATCGACCAGGCGCTCGGGGTGATCATGGCCGAGAACCGCTGCACCCGGCCCGAGGCGTTCAAGATCCTGCGCAGCGCGTCCCAGAATCGCAACGTCAAGCTCCGTGATGTCGCCGCCACCATCATCGAGAACCTTGTGGGCACCCCGCCGG